The following DNA comes from Shinella zoogloeoides.
GAGACCGGCTGCCTTGGTGAGGTTGACGCGAAAGCGGTCGCGCCGGCGCTGGTAGCGGCGGGTCATCTCCGCCGAGGCATGGCCGAGCTGTTTCTGGACATGCCGTTCGTCGATCTCGGCGGAGGAGGCAAGGCCGGCGCGCAGGGAGTGGCCGGCGAATTTCAGCGCCCGCTCCGCCTCGGGAAGATCGCCGCGCACGCCGGCGGCGAGCGCCGTCTTCTTGACCAGGCGCGCCACCTCCTGGTCGTTGAGGCGGTTCGGGCCGACCGCCTTGCCCTTGCCGGTCACGCGGCGGAAGAGCGGGCCTCCGGCGATCCTCGCGAACCGGATCCAGGTTTCGAGCGCGGCGACGGGACAGGTGGTTTCGGTGGAACCCCGGCCGATTTCCACCTCGCGCCAGCCGGTTTTCCCGCGCAGCGTCAGGAGTGCGCCCTTGTCGAAGATCTCGACCCAGCCACGGCCGTCCTCCGTCTGGTCGCGCCCGAGGTCGAGGCCGGTGATTTCCGAGCGGCGCAGGCCGCCGGCAAAGCCGAGCAGCAGCATGGCGCGGTCGCGCAGGCCGCGCAGCGAGCCGCGGTCGAGCGTTTCCAGCATGGCGATCAGGTCTTCGGGAAGGATGGCTTCCTTCTGCCGGGGCGGGGCTGCATGCCGGTTGCGGATGCCGGCAAGGACGGTGGCGATGTGGCGGTCGCCGCGATCGAGGGAGAGGCCGCGCTGGGCGCAGTTCCAGCCTATGGCCGAAAGGCGCCGTTCGATGGTCGAGACGGTGTTGGCCTTGCCGCCGCGCCCGGCGGCGCCGGAGGCGCAGGCCGTGATGTAAAGGCCGACGACCTGCGGATCGGGCGGAAGCGGGGAAAGGTTCTGCCGGCGGCACCAGGCGGAGAAATGCTTCCAGTCCGAGGCGTAGGCCTTGCGCGTATTGGCGGAACTGGCCGCCTCGACATAGCCGCGGGCGCGCTCGGTGAGGTCCCGCAGACGCGCGGGAAGGGGCGCATCCTGCGCCGTCATCTCCTGGGGGCGCTTTTCGGGACTGTCGTCGGTGATTCTGGCCATGTCTCCATATAGAGCCACAACCGGCGGCAAGGCGAGAGGCGCGGCCTATTCCATGCTCACCGGCGGCTCGTCCCGGACGCTGCCGCGCAGCGGCCTTTCAGGCATCATGTGGAAGAGGACGAGCGACAGCGCCATGGAACTGGCGCAGGCGACGAAGATGTAGGTGAAGGCCGTCGCCGGCAGGCTGCCCGTCTCGCTCGCCTGCACGGTCTCGCCGACGAGCGGCAGGCCGTTGCCGAGCGCGATGGCGCCGAGGATCGCCACGCCGAGGGCACCGCCGAGGGAGCGCAGGAAGGTCAGCACGCCGGTCGCCACGCCGAGATGCGCCTGATCGACGGCGTTCTGCACGGAGACCGTGGTGACCGGGAAGGTCATGCCCGTGCCGAAGCCCACGCAGAAGATCAGCAGTTCGAAGGTGGGCAGCGAGGTTCGTCCGGCGAAGAAGGCGAGGATGGAGAGGCACAGGACGCTGAACAGCGCGCCGGCAAGGGCGATCCATTTGTAGTGGACGGCCTTCGGGATCGTCCGGCCGCTCGCCACCGCACCGAACACGGTACCCATCAGGATGCCGACCATGGTGAAGCCCGCGTCGGCGGCGGACAGGCCGTGGAACGATTGCACATAGAGCGGGATATAGACGGACAGGCCGACATTGGCCGCCTGTACGAGGAAGATCGCCAGCGTTCCGCAGCGCACGACCGGATCGGCGAGGACTTCCAGCGAGATGAGCGGCTCGGCCGCGCGCCGCAGCCTGAAGGCGAAGGCGGCCCACAGGAGGGCCGACAGGGCCAGAAGGCCGAGGATGGCGAGGGAAAGCCAGGCATAGCGGCTGCCGCCCCAGTTGAGCGCGAGCAGCAGGACCGAGGTCGCCGCGACGAGCAGCGCGGCCCCGGCCGCATCGATGCTGTGCGCGCGGCTGGGCAACGGCAGCTTCTTTAGCGGCCGGTTGATGATCGCCACCACGATGAAGCCGAGCGGGATATTGATCCAGAAGATCAGCGACCAGTGGAGATGTTCGGCGAAGGCGCCGCCGAGCAGCGGGCCGGCGATGCTCGCCACGGCCCAGGTCCCGGAGATCCAGGCCGCGTAGCGGGCGCGCTCGCGCGGGGGCACGAGGTCGCCGATGACCGTCTGCGTCAGCGCGAACAGCCCGCCGCCGCCGAGCCCCTGTACGAGGCGGCCGGCGATCAGCGTCGGCATGTTGGGGGCGAGCGCGTTGATCAGCGAGCCGACGAGGAAGATCGCGATGGCGGCGAAGATCGTCCGCCGCCGCCCGTGGATGTCCGATAGCTTGCCGTAGAGCGGCGCCATGGCGGTCGCGGTCAGCAGATAGCCCGTCACGATCCACGGCAGGTAGTCCGCATGGCCGAGCGCATGGCCGATCGTCGGCATGGCGGGGGCGACGATGGTCTGGTCGAGGGCCGCCAGCAGCATGGACAGGAGCACGCCGGCGATGATGACGTTCTTCTCGCGCTCCGACAGGACAGGGGGCGCTACTGCTGCCGTGCCGTTCGGGTGATGGGCATCATTCATTCATAAAATCCGATGATCTCGCCTGCCTTGGCGGCGGCTCCGTTCCGTCGGAACCCGTCAAACACCTTCTCGGCCGCGAAGTCCACCCAATAGAGCGGTCCCGTCACCTGGCGAGCCGCGCGAAGACGGCGTGCTGCGCATCGAAGGCGCGCCTGTAGGCGGGACGGGCCTCGGCGCGGGCGATATAGGGCCGAAGGTTCGCATAAGCGTCCAGAAGGTCCGTCCGCTCCAGCCGGCGCAGCACCGTCACCATCATGAGGTCGCCCGCGCTGAAGGCGCCGTCGGGCCATTCGGCATCGCCGAGCCGATGGGAAAGCGCCTGCAGCCGGGCATGGACGCGGCCGTCGAGCATCGGCATGCGCTCCCTGTGCCAGGGCTTGTCTCCTTCAGCATAACCGGCCGCCTCGCGCTCGATGATCGGCGGCTCCACGGTGTTGAGCGCGGCGAACATCCAGGCGACGGCGCGCGCCCGGGCATGCGCGTCCCCGGGCAGCAGGCCCGGATGGCGCTCGGCGATATGGAGGACGATGGCGCCGGTCTCGAACAGGGCGAGGCCGTCCTCCTCATAGGTCGGTATCTGCCCGAAGGGCTGGAGGGCGATATGGGCCGGCTCCTTCATCGCCGCGAAGGAGAGGAGGCGGACGTCGTAGGGCTGGCCCACTTCCTCCAGCGCCCAGCGCACCCGCATGTCGCGCGCCTGCCCCCTGCCGCGGTCGGGCGAGCTTTCGAAGGCTGTGATGGTGACGGTCATTGTCGGCTCCGTGGTTGTCTTCCTGAAAGACGGCCGGCATGGCGCGGCGCCGACACCCTACCCGAAACAAGACGCGGCGCCCCGATGTTCCGGGACGCCGCGCCGTCGTCAGTCATGCTGGCAAATGCGGATTACCAGGAGGGGATTAGCGCGCCCTTGAACTCCTCGTTGATGAAGGCCTTGATGCTGTCGTCGTGATAGGCCTCGACGAGCGTCTTTACCCAGGGGGCGTCCTTGTCGGCGCTGCGCACGACGATCAGGTTGGCATAGGGCGATTCGGCGCCTTCGATGGCGATGGCGTCGGACTTCGGGTGAAGGCCGGCTTCCAGCGCATAGTTGGTGTTGATGACGGCCGCGTCGACGTCGTCGAGCGAGCGCGGAAGCTGGGCGGCGTCGAGTTCGGCGAAGGTGATGTTCTTCGGGTTTTCCGTCACGTCGGCCGGGCCGGCCTTGAGGCCTGCTTCCGGGTTGACCTTGATGAGGCCTTCCTTGGCGAGGACGAGAAGCGCGCGGCCGCCGTTGGTCGGGTCGTTCGGAATGGCGACGGTCGCGCCTTCGGCCAGCTCGCCGAGGTTCTTCACCTTCTTGGAATAGACGCCCATCGGGGTGGTGATCGTCTTGCCGACGCTGACGAGGTCGAAGCCGCGATCGGCGATCTGGTTGTCGAGATAGGGCTGGTGCTGGAAGGAATTGGCGTTGAGGTCGCCATCGGCCAGCGCCTGGTTCGGCACGACGTAATCCGAGAATTCGAGGATCTCGATGTTAAGGCCCTTCTGGGCGGCGACGTCCTTGACCTTTTCCATGATCTGCGCGTGCTCGCCCGGCGTGACGCCGATCTTGATGTCTTCGGCGAGCGCAGTGCCGCTGACGAGGGCGGCGAGGGCCGCGGTGACGAGGAATTTCATCATGTGTATCTCCTTCATGATGCTGCTTGGGAGGCGTGAAATCAGGTTTTGCGGTTGCGCTTGTCGAAGCGGCGGGCGAGCGCGTCGCCCGCGCTCTGCACGAGCTGGACGAGGACGATCAGCACCACGACCACCGCCAGCATGACCTCGGGCATGAAGCGCTGGTAGCCGTAGCGGATGCCGAGGTCGCCGAGACCGCCGCCGCCGACCGCCCCGACCATGGCCGAATAGCCGATCAGGCTGACGATGGTCATGGTGAAGGCGAGAAGGATCGCCGGCCGTGCCTCGGCGAGGAGCACCTTCAGGACGATCTGCATCGGCGTCGCGCCCATGGCGCGGGCCGCCTCGATCAGACCCTTGTCCACGTCGCGGATCGCCGCTTCCACGAGGCGCGCGAAGAACGGGACGGTGGCGATGGTGAGCGGCACGATGGCTGCCGTCGTGCCGATGGACGTGCCCGTCAGAAGGCGCGTGAAGGGGATGATGGCGACGACGAGGATGATGAAAGGCGTGGAGCGCGCCGCGTTGACGACGAGACCGATCGCGGAATTGAGCGCCGGGGCCGGGAACAGCTCGCCCCGCGCGCTGGTAGCGAGGAAGACGCCGATGGGCAGGCCGATCAGCGAGCCGACGAGACCCGAGACGGCGACCATGTGCAGCGTCTGCAGCAGCGATTTCCAGAGAATGTCGAAGAGCATGTCAGGCGACATAGCCGAGCACCTCCGTGGCAAGGCCGGTTTCGGCATAGAAGCGGTCGGCGCGTTCGAGGACGTCGGGTGTCGCGGGATAGGCGACGACGAGCGTGCCGAAGGGTTCCCCGGCGATCTCCTCGATGGCCCCTGCGAGGATGTTGACGTCTCCGCCGATCTCCGTGACCAGCCGCGCCGTCAGCGGCTGGAAGGCCGTCGCGCCGAAGAAGGTGAGGCGCACGAGGATGCGGTCGCCGGTGGACGGTGCGGCCTTGACGCCGGAGCGCAGCCATTCCGGCAGGCCGATGCCGAGCGTCGAGGAGAGGAGGATGCGCGTCGTCTCGTGCTGCGGCGCGGTGAAGATGTCGAAGGTGCGGCCCTGCTCGACGATCCGGCCCTTGTCGATGACCGCGACATGCGAGGCGATGGTCTTCACTACCTCCATCTCGTGGGTGATCAGGAGCACCGTCAGGCCGAGATCGGCGTTGATCTGCTTGAGGAGCGCGAGGATCGACTGGGTGGTTTCCGGGTCGAGCGCGGAGGTCGCCTCGTCGGAGAGCAGGAGCTTGGGCGAGGTGGCGAGCGCGCGGGCGATGCCGACGCGCTGCTTCTGGCCGCCGGAAAGTTCGGACGGGTAGCGTTCCGCCTTGTCGCCGAGACCAACGAGATCGAGCAGCGGGCCGACCTTGGCCCTGATCGCGGCGCGGTCCAGTCCGGCGATTTCGAGCGGCAGGGCGATATTGTCGAAGGCGGTGCGCGAGGAGAGTAGGTTGAAGTGCTGGAAGATCATGCCGACTTCGCGGCGAAGGCCGCGCAGGGCCGCATCGTTCAGCCCGCCGACCTCGGTTCCGTCCACCACCACCTCGCCCGCCGTCGCCTTCTCGAGGCCGTTGACGAGGCGGATGAGCGTGGACTTGCCCGCGCCGGACCGTCCGATGATGCCGGTGATGGCGCCGCGGCCGACGGCCATGTCGACGCCGTCGAGCGCGATGAAGGCGTTGGCGTCGTCGCCGAAGCGCTTGGTCACGCCCTTGAAGAGCACCATGGGCGCTGTCTGCCCGGGCGGGGCGGCGGGGGATGCCGCGGTGGGAAATGTCATTGTCTGCTCACGTTTTCAGTCCGGTCGTCCGTGCCAGATAGCATCGCCGCTCCGCCATGCGAAGACGCCAAGCCCCCGATGGAGGGCGACCCACCGTCACAGGTGGGTTCCGACCGGACCACGGATGCCCCGCCCGGCGCGGATTTGACAGGAATAGCATTCCAAAGATTCGCCCATCCACGGAATATCGCGGCGGTCAGGCGCGGTTCCGCTTTGCGAGCTGATGCTCCCGCCAGATGGTGAAGAGGCCCGCGCCGACGACGATGACGGCGCCGACCACCATGTTGGGAGTGATGATCTCGCCGAAGAGGCTGACGGCGAGGATGACGTTGAGGACGAGCTGGAAATAGGTGACCGGCTGGACCTCGGCGGCCGGCAGCAGCCCGTAGGCGCGGATGAGGAAATAGTGGCTGAGCGTGCCGCAAACGCAGAGCGCAGCGAGGGCGAACCAGTCCGCCCCCTGCACCTCGGTCCAGTGGAACGGGCCGATCAGCGAGATCGCGACAGCGCCGGCGACGCCCGCGTAGAACAGGCTCGTCACGGCTGAATCCTCCCGGCTGACCGCGCGCGTGGCGATGCTGTAGAGGGCGAACAGCACGGAGGCGCCGAGCGGCAGGAGCAGCGACATGTCGAAATGGATGTCGACCGGGTTGATGATCACCAGAACGCCGACCAGGCCGACAAGCACGGCCGCGCCCCGCCGCCAGCCGACCGTCTCGCCGAGCAGCGGGATCGACAGGACGGTGATGATCAGCGGCGTCGCCTGGAAGATCGACTGGCTCATGGCGAGGCCGGCATGGACGTAGGAATAGACGATGACGACGATCTCGGCGACCAGCAGCAGGCCGCGCACGATCTGCAGCCAGGGACGCCGCGTCGTGACCGCGCCGCGCACCCCGCCCGGCGAGGAGGCGGCGAAGCAGAACACGAAGACCGCGAAGGCCCAGAACCGGATCATCGTGATGAAAAGCGGCGGATAGCGGTCGCCGAGATATTTGGTAATGGCGTCCTGGCCCGCGAAGATGCAGATCGCGAGGAAGGCAAAGAGGTAGCCGCGGGTCTTGGAGGTCATCGGACAATCAACATGGAATCGGTGCCCCCTGATAGCACGGCGCGTCGGTCTTATGGGCGTGTAGCGTTCGTTCGTTGCAAGAATTTGTTCTTGCAAGACGGGGCGGGAGAATTTCCTCTCTGTGCTTGCGGTCGATTCGCCGCCAATATCCGATGCAAAGGCAGGAGAGACAGATGCTGAGCGCGACCCCAACCCGGCGAACCTTCTTGCAGGCGGGGGCGGCGCTGCTGGCCTCCACGGCCCTGCCGACACTCGGCCTTGCACAGGATGCCCCATCCGGCGGACGGCTGATCGTGGCGGCCGATTCTGAGCCGAAGAACCTCAACCCGGCCATCGTCGCCTCCAACGGCGTGTTCTTCGTGGCGAGCAAGGTGGTGGAGCCGCTGGCCGAGGCCTCCTTCGACGGCAAGGATGGGCTGGCGCCGCGTCTCGCCACCGCCTGGGAAGGCTCGCAGGACGGGCTTTCGGTGACGTTCCATTTGCGCGAGGGCGTGACCTGGCACGACGGCAAGCCCTTCACCTCCGCCGATGTCGCCTTCTCGGCGCTCAACATCTGGAAGCCTCTGCAGAATCTCGGCCGCGTCGTCTTCGCCAATCTGGAGACCGTCGAGACGCCCGACGATGCGACCGCGATCTTCCGCTTCTCCAGGCCCACACCGCTGCAACTCATCCGCAACGCGCTTCCCGTCGTCAGCAGCGTCGTGCCGAAACATCTCTACGAGGGCACGGACATCGCCGCCAACCCGGCGAATATCCAGCTCGTCGGTACCGGCCCCTTCCGTTTCGCCGAATACAAGCCCGGCGAATATTATCGCCTGACCCGCAACGAGGCCTATTGGGACAAAAGCCAGCCGAAGCTCGACGAGATCATCTTCCGCGTGCTGCCGGACCGCGCCGGCGCGGGCGCCGCGCTGGAGGCCGAGGAGATCCAGCTTGCCGCCTTCTCCGCCGTTCCGCTCACCGATCTCGACCGCATCTCCAAGGTGCCGGGCATCGAGGTGATCACCAAGGGCTACGAGGCACTGACCTACCAGCTCGTCGTGGAGATCAACCATCGCCGCAAGGAGCTGGCCGACCTCAAGGTGCGGCAGGCCATCGCCCATGCCATCGACAAGAAATTCGTGGTGGACACGATCTTCCTCGGCTATGCCACGGCCTCCACCGGCCCGGTGCCCAGGAACGCGCCGCAATTCTACGATGCTGACGTGCCCGCCTACGATTTCGACGTCGCCAGGGCCAATGCGCTTCTCGACGAGGCCGGCTATGCCAGGGGCGCGGACGGCAAGCGCTTTGCGCTGAAGCTGCGCCCCGCGCCCTATTTCAACGAGACGCGCCAGTTCGGCGATTACCTGCGGCAGGCGCTCGCCGCGGTCGGCATCGACGCGGAACTGGTCAACGCCGATTCCGCCGCGCACCAGAAGGCGGTCTATACCGATCACGACTTCGACCTCGCCGTCGCCCCGCCGGTCTTCCGCGGCGATCCGGCGATCTCCACGACCATCCTCGTGCAATCCGGCATTCCCGCCGGCGTCAGTTTCTCAAACCAGGGCGGCTATGCCAATGCGGAACTCGACGCGGTGATCACCAGGGCGGCGGAGACGGTGGACGAGGCCGCCCGGACGGAGCTTTACCGGCAGTTCCAGAAGCTGGTCGTCTCCGACCTGCCGCTGATCAACGTCGCCGAATGGGGGTTCATCACGGTCGCGCGCGACACGGTGCAGAACGTCGCCAGCAATCCGCGCTGGGCGGTCTCCAACTGGGCGGATACTGCGCTGCAATCGTGATAGGGTCCGCTCAACGGGAGAATATCGTCAGGTCAGGCGCAGCGTGAACCGAACCCTTCGATTGCTGAGACGCCGCGTGTTCGGCAGCATTCCCGTGCTGCTGATCGTCGTCGTGCTGACATTCTTGCTGCTGGAGGCGGCGGCGGGCGATGCCGTCGATGCCTATCTCCTTTCGATCGGTGGGGGAGATGCGACCATCGCGCAGTCGTTGCGCGTCTCCTACGGCCTCGACCAGTCCATGGCGGCGCGGCTCTGGCTCTACCTCACCTCGCTCGCCCGGCTCGACCTCGGCTGGTCCGTCGCCTTCGACCGGCCGGTGCGCGACCTCATCCTCGAACGCCTGCCCAACACGCTCCTGCTGATGGGCAGCGCCACGGCGCTCTCCTTCGCCATCGGCTCGGCGCTCGGCATCGTCGCCGGGGCAAAGCCCGGCAGCGGGCGCGACCGGGTCCTCTCGACGCTCTCGCTCGTCCTCTACGCCATCCCCGGCTTCTGGCTTGGCCTCGTCCTCAGCATCGTCTTTGCCGTGCAGCTGCGCTGGCTGCCCACCTCCGGCATCGAGACCATCGCCTCCGGGCGCACCGGCCTTTCGCGCGCCGCCGATATCGCCGCCCATCTGGCGCTGCCGGTCGCGACGCTGACGCTGGCCTACACGGCGCTCTTCCTGCGCGTCATGCGGGCCGGGATGGCGGAGGTCTGGGGGCTGGATTTCGTCCTCTTCGCCCGCTCCAAGGGCCTGTCGCGGGCGCGGATCGTGCTCCGGCATGTCGCGCGCAATGCGCTCCTGCCGCTCGTCACCATGCTTGGGCTGCAATCGGCCGCCATGCTCGGCGGCAGCGTCGTCATCGAGAGCATCTTCGCCATTCCCGGCTTCGGGCGGCTGGCGCAGGAGGCGGTGAGCGGGCGCGATACGGCGCTGCTCACCGGCATCATCGTCGTGAGCGCCGTGCTGGTCGTCCTCGTCAATCTGGCGATCGATATCGCCTATGCCGCGCTCGACCCGCGCGTCGGAGCCTCGGAGCGTGGCGCATGAGGCTGCTGCGCAACCTTCTGCGGACGCCTGAGGGCGCGACAGGGCTTTGCCTTCTCGTCGTGCTCGCGCTCGTCGCGCTTCTCGCGCCGGTTCTGTCGCCGGGCGATCCCTTGCGTATCGCCGGCCGCGCGCTGACCGCGCCCTTCACCGATCCGGCCTTCCCGCTCGGCACGGACCGGCTGGGGCGCGATGTTCTGGCGGGCATCGTGCACGGCGCGCGCACCTCGCTTCTCGTCGGGCTGGCGGCGGCGTGCGCCGCCCTTGCCATCGGCCTTTGCGTCGGGCTGGCGGCGGGCTTTGCCGGCGGCATCCTCGACGAGGCGCTGATGCGGGTGGTCGATGCCTTCCAGATCGTGCCGAGCTTCCTTCTGGCGCTCGCCTTCGTCAGCGTCATCGGCGCGTCCGTGCCGGTCGTGGTGCTGGCCATCGCGCTCGGCGCCTGGGCCGATCCGGCGCGGCTGACGCGGGCCGAAGTGCTGTCCGTGCGCGAGCGCGACTATGTCGCCTCGGCGCGCGTCGCCGGCATGCATCCCGTGGAGATCGCCCTGCGGGAAATCCTGCCGAACGTGCTGCCGCCGGTTCTGGCGCTCTCGGCCATCATCGTCGCCGCCGCGATCCTGACGGAAGCGGCGCTCTCCTTCCTCGGCCTCGGCGATCCGAACATCGTCACCTGGGGATCGATGATCGCCGAGGGGCGGAACGTCCTGCGCTCCTCGCCCTTCCTGTCGATTTTCCCCGGCATCGCGCTGGTGGCGACGGTCGTCGGCGTCTATCTCCTGAGCGAGGGGCTGGGCAAGGCGCTCGCCCATCGGGGAGGGGCGGCATGACGGCGCTTTGCGAAATCCGCCAGCTTGCCGTCACCTATCGCGGCCAGCCAGCCTCTGCTCTGAGGGATATCGATCTCGATATCCGCACCGGCGAGCGGCTGGCGATCATCGGCGAAAGCGGCTCCGGCAAGAGCACCTTCGCGCGGGCGCTCGCCGGCCTTTTGCCGGATGGCGCGCGCGTTGCGGGAAGCCTGCGCTGGGCGGCTGGGCATATTCCGCGCGCCGGCCGCGATATCGGCTTCGTCTTCCAGGACCCGTCCGCCAGCCTCAATCCGGTTCTGACTATCGGTGAACAGGTCGCCGAAGGCGCGCGCCGCCACCTCGGGTTTTCGCGCTGGCAAGCTGAGGCCCATGCGCTAGAGATGCTGGTGCGCGTGCACATTCCCGATCCCGAAAGGACCCTCCGCGCCTTCCCTCATCAACTCTCTGGCGGCCAGCGCCAGCGTGTGGCGATTGCGGCGGCGCTGGCGGCGAAGCCCGGCCTGCTGATCGCCGACGAGCCGACCAGCGCGCTCGACATGGTGGTGCAGGCGGAGATCGTCGCGCTGCTCGACGAACTCGTGCGTGAGGGCGGTATGACGCTGGTCTTCGTCACCCACGATATCGCGCTCGCCTCCGGCTTTGCCGACCGGGCGGCGATCTTCCATGACGGGCAGCTTGTCGAAACCGGCGCGACGGCCGAGGTTCTCGCCGCACCGCAGGCGGCCTATACCGCCGCGCTGATCGCCAGCCACCGCGACCTTGCGACACCGCCGCTGATCCGGGAGGCGGGCCGATGACGCTGCTCGATATCCGGGATCTTCGCAAGCGCTACGCATCGGGCGGCCGCGACGTTGCCGCGCTCGACGGCGTGTCGCTGACCCTTGCGGCGGGGGAGACCCTCGGCCTTGCCGGCGCGTCCGGCAGCGGAAAATCGACGCTGGCGCGCGTCCTCACGCGCCTCGTCCCGGCCGATGGCGGTACGATACATTTCGGCGGCGAGGACTGGCTTGCGCTTTCCGGCGGCGAACTGCGCCGGCGACGGGCGAAGATGCAGATGGTGTTCCAGGACGTGCTCGGCGCGTTCAATCCCCGCGCCACCGTCGCTGCCGTGATCGAGGACCCGCTGCGCATCCACGGCACAGTTCCGAAGGCCGGGCGGGAGCGGGAGGTTGCGGCGCTGCTCGACCGCGTCGGCTTGCCGGCGTCCTATGCCGCGCGCTCGATCCGCGACGTGTCGGGCGGCCAGCGCCAGCGCATCGCCATTGCCCGGGCCATTGCCGCGCGGCCCGCCATGATCGTGCTCGACGAGGCGGTTTCCGCCCTCGACGTCTCGCTGCGGGAAAGGATCCTCGAACTCCTCGTCGCCCTGCAGGCCGAGCGCGGCATCGCCTATCTGTTCATCTCCCACGACCTTGCCGTGCTCGCCGCGGTCTCCCACCGCATCGCCATCATGGATGGAGGCAGGATCGTGGGGACCGGACCGGCGGCCGCGGTGACCGGTGCGCCGCAATCGCAAGCTGCCCGCGCGCTCGTGCGCGCGGTGCCGCGCCTTATTATCCGACAGGAAGACCGCAATGCCGTTTGACCACTGGAATGCCCTGAACGACGCTCCCGTCTTCCCGCCCGAGCGCTTCGGCCTCGTCGCCGATAGGCTCGGCAGGATCCTGAAAACCCGGAACGATATCCTGCTGTTCCAGGCGGAGGCTGTCGTGGCGCTGGAGGCGGCAACAGCGAGCCTTGCCCGCCCGGGCCTGAAGGCGATCAACATCGTCACCAGTCCTTTCGGCGCATGGTTCGGCGGCTGGCTGCGGCGGGGCGGCGCGGAGGTGGTGACGCTTTCCGCCGAGCCGGCCCGCTCGATCGACGCCAAGGCCGTGACGGCCGCCTTCGATGCGCATCCGGAAACGAAAGTCGTCATCTTCTGCCATGCGGAATCGGCGAACGGCGTGCTCAACCCGCTGGAGGAGATTGTCGTCGCCGCGCGTGCGCGGGGCATCGTGACGGTGGTGGATGCCGTCGCATCCGTCGGCGGCCATGCGCTGGATGTCGATGCGCTCGGCGTCGATATCGCCGTGATCGGGCCGCAGAAGTCGCTGGCCGGGCCGGCCGGCGTTTCGGCCCTCTCGGTCAGTCCGGCCGCATGGAGACTGATAACGGCCGAAGGCGGACCGCAGGATTCGACGCTGTCGCTGCTCGATCGCAAGGCTTGGCTCGATGCCGGCCGCGGCGCGCTGCCCGGCACCTCCGCCGCACTGGAATTCTTCGCGCTGGAAGCTGCGCTCGACCGTTTCGAGGCGGAAGGCCCGGACGCCGTTCTCGTGCGCCATGCCCAAGCGGCAAAGGCCGCGCGCGAGGGGCTAATCGCGCTCGGGGCGCAGCCTTGGGCCGCGCCCGGCCGCGCGTCGCATCTCGTCACGACGGCAAGGTTGCCCGACGGCGTGGATGCGGAGGCCTTCCTTGCCGCCGCCGCCCATCTCGACACGGATATGTCGCCGGGTGTCGGCCCCGGCGCTGAAAACCTCGTGCGGCTCAACCACACCGGCAGGCGCGCCTGTTTCGAGGCGGTGCTCGGCAATGTCGCGGCCTATGGTATCGCCCTTCGCAAGCTCGGCCTCGAGGCGGATATCGCCAC
Coding sequences within:
- a CDS encoding ABC transporter substrate-binding protein, which encodes MLSATPTRRTFLQAGAALLASTALPTLGLAQDAPSGGRLIVAADSEPKNLNPAIVASNGVFFVASKVVEPLAEASFDGKDGLAPRLATAWEGSQDGLSVTFHLREGVTWHDGKPFTSADVAFSALNIWKPLQNLGRVVFANLETVETPDDATAIFRFSRPTPLQLIRNALPVVSSVVPKHLYEGTDIAANPANIQLVGTGPFRFAEYKPGEYYRLTRNEAYWDKSQPKLDEIIFRVLPDRAGAGAALEAEEIQLAAFSAVPLTDLDRISKVPGIEVITKGYEALTYQLVVEINHRRKELADLKVRQAIAHAIDKKFVVDTIFLGYATASTGPVPRNAPQFYDADVPAYDFDVARANALLDEAGYARGADGKRFALKLRPAPYFNETRQFGDYLRQALAAVGIDAELVNADSAAHQKAVYTDHDFDLAVAPPVFRGDPAISTTILVQSGIPAGVSFSNQGGYANAELDAVITRAAETVDEAARTELYRQFQKLVVSDLPLINVAEWGFITVARDTVQNVASNPRWAVSNWADTALQS
- a CDS encoding ABC transporter permease; this encodes MRLLRNLLRTPEGATGLCLLVVLALVALLAPVLSPGDPLRIAGRALTAPFTDPAFPLGTDRLGRDVLAGIVHGARTSLLVGLAAACAALAIGLCVGLAAGFAGGILDEALMRVVDAFQIVPSFLLALAFVSVIGASVPVVVLAIALGAWADPARLTRAEVLSVRERDYVASARVAGMHPVEIALREILPNVLPPVLALSAIIVAAAILTEAALSFLGLGDPNIVTWGSMIAEGRNVLRSSPFLSIFPGIALVATVVGVYLLSEGLGKALAHRGGAA
- a CDS encoding ABC transporter ATP-binding protein, translated to MTLLDIRDLRKRYASGGRDVAALDGVSLTLAAGETLGLAGASGSGKSTLARVLTRLVPADGGTIHFGGEDWLALSGGELRRRRAKMQMVFQDVLGAFNPRATVAAVIEDPLRIHGTVPKAGREREVAALLDRVGLPASYAARSIRDVSGGQRQRIAIARAIAARPAMIVLDEAVSALDVSLRERILELLVALQAERGIAYLFISHDLAVLAAVSHRIAIMDGGRIVGTGPAAAVTGAPQSQAARALVRAVPRLIIRQEDRNAV
- a CDS encoding pyridoxal-phosphate-dependent aminotransferase family protein; protein product: MPFDHWNALNDAPVFPPERFGLVADRLGRILKTRNDILLFQAEAVVALEAATASLARPGLKAINIVTSPFGAWFGGWLRRGGAEVVTLSAEPARSIDAKAVTAAFDAHPETKVVIFCHAESANGVLNPLEEIVVAARARGIVTVVDAVASVGGHALDVDALGVDIAVIGPQKSLAGPAGVSALSVSPAAWRLITAEGGPQDSTLSLLDRKAWLDAGRGALPGTSAALEFFALEAALDRFEAEGPDAVLVRHAQAAKAAREGLIALGAQPWAAPGRASHLVTTARLPDGVDAEAFLAAAAHLDTDMSPGVGPGAENLVRLNHTGRRACFEAVLGNVAAYGIALRKLGLEADIATAAAAVAAHYAD
- a CDS encoding ABC transporter ATP-binding protein, producing the protein MTALCEIRQLAVTYRGQPASALRDIDLDIRTGERLAIIGESGSGKSTFARALAGLLPDGARVAGSLRWAAGHIPRAGRDIGFVFQDPSASLNPVLTIGEQVAEGARRHLGFSRWQAEAHALEMLVRVHIPDPERTLRAFPHQLSGGQRQRVAIAAALAAKPGLLIADEPTSALDMVVQAEIVALLDELVREGGMTLVFVTHDIALASGFADRAAIFHDGQLVETGATAEVLAAPQAAYTAALIASHRDLATPPLIREAGR
- a CDS encoding ABC transporter permease, translated to MNRTLRLLRRRVFGSIPVLLIVVVLTFLLLEAAAGDAVDAYLLSIGGGDATIAQSLRVSYGLDQSMAARLWLYLTSLARLDLGWSVAFDRPVRDLILERLPNTLLLMGSATALSFAIGSALGIVAGAKPGSGRDRVLSTLSLVLYAIPGFWLGLVLSIVFAVQLRWLPTSGIETIASGRTGLSRAADIAAHLALPVATLTLAYTALFLRVMRAGMAEVWGLDFVLFARSKGLSRARIVLRHVARNALLPLVTMLGLQSAAMLGGSVVIESIFAIPGFGRLAQEAVSGRDTALLTGIIVVSAVLVVLVNLAIDIAYAALDPRVGASERGA